The Setaria viridis chromosome 6, Setaria_viridis_v4.0, whole genome shotgun sequence genome contains a region encoding:
- the LOC117860384 gene encoding photosystem II reaction center proteins PsbY, chloroplastic, which translates to MATIATMALLKPAKIVVRSALPPSTSGGVSLRSLAPKKQSALAVSSSPAAAAMAGAFFHALASSDAALAAQRVADVAAADAGSDNRGQLLLFVVAPAIGWVLYNILQPALNQLNRMRSQAVIAGVGLGAAATAAGMACAPEASAAVQDLAALAAAAAAPADDNRGLLLLIVVAPAIGWVLFNILQPALNQLNRMRSD; encoded by the coding sequence ATGGCGACCATAGCCACGATGGCCTTGCTCAAGCCCGCCAAGATCGTGGTGCGGTCGGCGCTGCCGCCGTCCACCAGCGGCGGCGTCTCGCTACGCAGCCTGGCGCCCAAGAAGCAGAGCGCGCTGGCGGTGTCGTcgtcgcccgcggcggcggcgatggcgggcgCCTTCTTCCACGCGCTGGCGTCGTCGgacgcggcgctggcggcgcagCGGGTCGccgacgtggcggcggcggacgcgggcAGCGACAACCGGGGCCAGCTGCTGCTGTTCGTGGTGGCGCCCGCCATCGGGTGGGTGCTCTACAACATCCTGCAGCCGGCGCTGAACCAGCTCAACCGCATGCGCAGCCAGGCGGTCATCGCCGGCGTgggcctcggcgccgccgccaccgccgcggggaTGGCGTGCGCGCCCGAAGCCTCGGCCGCTGTCCAGGACCTCGCCGcgctggcggccgccgcggctgccccCGCCGACGACAACCGgggcctgctgctgctcatcGTCGTCGCGCCCGCCATTGGGTGGGTTCTCTTCAACATCCTCCAGCCCGCGCTCAACCAGCTCAACCGCATGCGGTCCGACTGA
- the LOC117860381 gene encoding succinate dehydrogenase [ubiquinone] iron-sulfur subunit 1, mitochondrial isoform X1 has protein sequence MAAAALLRRSPAARALLSPSLSSRLVASKPHSSSPAPPPPPSSAKAAAPNVKTFSIYRWDPDSPSTKPHLKDYQIDLSDCGPMVLDALLKIKNEQDPSLTFRRSCREGICGSCAMNIDGDNGLACLTKISSASSASTVSPLPHMFVVKDLVVDMTNFYSQYKSVEPWLKRKDPPPQEGKEIPQTKADRAKLDGMYECILCACCSTSCPSYWWNPEEYLGPAALLHANRLPLWGTLIKPKPNMFMHLQARGYHGIAEKRNLLDHKRRLLAEKYELRGKLYKSVCRDPDLPLDMREKFRYKLSKLPRNSSMTRLRNRCIFTGRSRAVYKKFRMSRIMFRTLANKGELTGVKKASW, from the exons atggccgccgccgccctcctccgccgctcgccggcggcgcgcgcgctcctCTCGCCGTCCCTCTCGTCCCGCCTCGTCGCGTCCAAGCCCCACTCCtcgtcccccgcgccgccgccgccgccgtcgtcggcgaaGGCGGCCGCCCCCAACGTGAAGACCTTCTCGATCTACCGGTGGGACCCGGACTCGCCGTCGACGAAGCCGCACCTCAAGGACTACCAGATTGACCTCTCCGACTGCGGGCCGATGGTGCTGGACGCGCTGCTCAAGATCAAGAACGAGCAGGACCCGTCGCTCACCTTCCGCCGCAGCTGCCGCGAGGGCATCTGCGGGAGCTGCGCCATGAACATCGACGGCGACAACGGCCTCGCCTGCCTCACCAAGATCTCCTCCGCGTCCTCGGCATCCACGGTCTCGCCGCTGCCACACATGTTCGTCGTCAAGGATCTCGTCGTCGACATGACCAACTTCTACAGCCAGTACAAGAGCGTCGAGCCCTGGCTCAAGCGCAAggacccgccgccgcaggagggCAAGGAGATCCCGCAGACCAAGGCCGACCGCGCCAAGCTCGACGGCATGTACGAGTGCATCCTCTGCGCCTGCTGCTCCACATCGTGCCCGTCCTACTGGTGGAACCCCGAGGAGTACCTCGGCCCAGCCGCGCTGCTCCACGCCAACAG GCTTCCGCTGTGGGGGACGCTTATCAAACCAAAACCCAACATGTTCATGCACCTTCAAGCTCGAGGATATCATGGAATTGCAGAGAAGAGAAACCTGCTGGACCACAAACGTAGATTGCTTGCAGAAAAATATGAGCTAAGAGGAAAGCTTTATAAGTCTGTCTGTAGGGACCCTGATCTTCCATTGGATATGCGGGAAAAGTTCCGCTATAAGTTGTCAAAGTTGCCAAGAAATAGCTCCATGACACGCCTTAGAAACCGCTGCATTTTCACAGGCCGCTCCCGTGCTGTCTACAAGAAATTCCGCATGTCCCGTATTATGTTCCGCACATTGGCAAACAAGGGTGAACTGACGGGGGTTAAGAAAGCATCTTGGTAG
- the LOC117861330 gene encoding protein STICHEL-like 2 isoform X1, protein MIEGRRHSVDIPISRALVAIMRSRSLRDPDTNSLTKFSAKKTIWEGCSLEEDEPEGNNYGRHSFSYNAYDHLQRRREEFGDSLRSGRLANSPINIIKANAMAKAALHNQSCCSAISGMSRAAKDRAFSLVMEGEEIGRREASTFQESSRSLLQKYRPKSFSELVGHDVIAQSLSSAVLKGKLAPIYLFHGPHGIGKTSAARIFAAALNCRSPGGNQPCGRCEECMAIFSGSSSSVVEVDASKLDCKSRVAVLLRNACEVPDSSHLKVLIVDDCQHMDKEGWYSIYNSLEGIPDSTIFVMITSDVDKLPSNSIGWCQSYRFCKIDDAAIARRLIKICTKEDMEFEAEALELLARKANGSIRDAIQMLDQLTLLGKRISKSVTHELIGDVSDEELLDLLNLAMSSDAATIVRRARELLSSKVDPLQLLAQLANLIMDVLASKHLSDSSEVRRVTGKHTCMLSSLSRFKIVQLAADVDVHKLRNALEILSETEKQLKTTKNQSTWLTAALLQFNMREPYCLDDTAVSSMFTESQTDDGTAILKDESLDTSSHLCSQNKVSSLDMNLGDPDVLETIWIKALENCSSQPLQNLLRKDGKLSSLYTSQGVAVAELQFCHPEDVPTSETFWKPLCASLQNLLRCNVDIRINLSPISSNRMGSKDSSVSLVMQSREDRETQDPVATNCKTVASSRRDCPSPLAGQAKEKPSHILGCLHGTADGDAVDTESRILSYQKISVVPAVSTPGNAPKKAGGDTSKVDEGRVRRGCFSNLLPCGACAPRRKSQTREKRRASLFSCCFCKIRPESKTKAEAG, encoded by the exons ATGATTGAGGGCAGGCGGCATTCGGTGGACATCCCCATTTCGAGGGCCCTGGTGGCCATCATGCGGTCCAGATCCCTGAGGGACCCGGACACCAACTCTCTGACCAAGTTCTCGGCCAAGAAGACCATCTGGGAGGGCTGTTCCCTCGAGGAAGACGAGCCGGAGGGGAACAACTACGGCAGGCACAGCTTCAGCTACAACGCGTACGATCACCTCcagaggcggagggaggagtTTGGGGACAGCTTGAGGTCAGGCCGTCTCGCCAACTCTCCCATCAACATCATCAAGGCCAATGCGATGGCGAAGGCCGCGCTCCATAACCAGAGCTGTTGCTCGGCGATCTCTGGCATGTCGAGGGCTGCAAAGGACAGGGCTTTTTCTTTGGTGATGGAAGGGGAGGAGATAGGCCGGAGGGAGGCCAGCACATTCCAGGAAAGCTCGAGAAGTTTGCTCCAGAAGTACCGGCCTAAATCTTTCTCCGAGCTTGTTGGGCATGATGTTATTGCTCAGTCGCTTTCCAGTGCTGTTTTAAAAGGAAAGCTTGCTCCTATCTATCTCTTCCATGGTCCGCACGGCATAGGCAAGACGTCCGCAGCTAGGATATTTGCAGCAGCGCTGAACTGCCGTTCTCCAGGTGGGAACCAGCCATGTGGGCGCTGCGAGGAGTGCATGGCCATATTCTCAGGAAGCAGCAGCAGTGTGGTAGAGGTTGATGCCTCCAAACTTGATTGCAAATCTAGAGTTGCAGTCTTGCTCAGGAATGCCTGTGAAGTTCCTGATTCTTCACACTTAAAGGTTCTTATAGTAGATGATTGCCAGCACATGGACAAGGAGGGATGGTACTCCATCTACAATAGCCTAGAAGGGATTCCTGACAGCACAATCTTTGTCATGATAACATCTGATGTTGATAAACTACCAAGCAATTCCATCGGGTGGTGCCAGAGCTACAGGTTTTGCAAGATAGATGATGCAGCGATTGCCCGTCGATTGATCAAGATTTGCACAAAAGAAGACATGGAATTCGAAGCAGAGGCCCTGGAGCTTCTTGCTCGCAAGGCCAACGGTTCCATTCGAGATGCAATTCAAATGCTTGACCAATTAACTCTACTTGGAAAGAGAATCAGCAAATCAGTGACACATGAGCTg ATAGGTGATGTCTCAGATGAGGAATTGCTTGACCTTCTCAATCTGGCTATGTCATCAGATGCTGCTACTATTGTGAGGAGGGCTAGGGAGCTTCTGAGCTCAAAGGTCGACCCCCTGCAGCTATTAGCCCAGCTGGCAAATCTTATCATGGATGTTTTAGCTTCAAAGCACCTGTCAGATTCTTCAGAAGTCAGAAGAGTTACCGGCAAACATACATGTATGCTCTCTTCCTTATCAAGGTTCAAAATTGTGCAGCTAG CTGCTGATGTGGATGTACACAAACTTAGGAATGCACTGGAAATACTCTCTGAAACTGAAAAGCAATTAAAGACCACAAAAAACCAGTCTACATGGCTTACTGCTGCACTGTTACAGTTTAATATGAGGGAACCGTACTGTCTAGATGACACTGCAGTTTCAAGCATGTTTACTGAGAGTCAGACAG ATGACGGGACCGCAATACTGAAGGATGAAAGCCTAGATACAAGTTCCCATCTTTGTTCTCAGAACAAAGTTAGTTCTCTAGACATGAATTTGGGAGATCCAGATGTATTGGAGACGATATGGATAAAAGCCCTTGAGAACTGCTCATCCCAGCCACTTCAAAATCTATTGCGGAAGGATGGGAAGTTGTCATCTCTATACACAAGCCAAG GTGTAGCAGTTGCTGAGCTACAGTTCTGCCATCCTGAGGATGTACCAACATCAGAGACCTTCTGGAAGCCACTTTGCGCATCTCTACAGAATTTGCTAAGGTGCAATGTTGACATCCGGATCAACCTTTCGCCCATCTCCAGCAACAGAATGGGATCCAAGGACTCTTCTGTGAGCCTGGTCATGCAATCCAGAGAAGACCGCGAGACACAGGACCCAGTCGCTACAAACTGCAAGACTGTCGCTTCATCCCGAAGAGACTGCCCTTCGCCACTCGCGGGGCAAGCAAAGGAGAAGCCGTCACACATTCTGGGGTGCCTCCATGGCACTGCAGATGGCGACGCAGTGGATACCGAGTCGAGGATCTTGAGCTACCAGAAGATCTCTGTCGTCCCTGCAGTGTCCACACCAGGAAACGCTCCCAAGAAAGCTGGAGGAGACACCTCAAAGGTTGATGAAGGTAGGGTTCGTCGAGGCTGCTTCTCGAACCTTCTACCCTGCGGTGCTTGCGCTCCCCGTCGGAAGTCCCAGACGCGTGAGAAACGCCGAGCCTCGCTGTTCAGCTGCTGTTTCTGCAAGATCAGACCGGAGAGCAAAACGAAGGCTGAAGCAGGGTAG
- the LOC117860382 gene encoding uncharacterized protein, which translates to MASGCGGRRGRKPRARARGKGKKTRYLSLSDVLIKVEAEAGTPPRSQEDEPAPAWEEAEVKQEDAGDGGGQQQPPQQVEPFALHNEASTLFAALPAPSLSDILGASAGGGDGDESPSPSASPDGGSGGSELPCAQEEDLARRALRGRERWVYCSSGSSPTATTATTSSSSPCSSAASTGASVRSLLLKLDYGEILAAWADRGSLYIGGGGGGADSDAAPELELNAVLVEVEPPEHAASAPPPPAPAAFAWTAAETEAAGRERAEKVRRYKEKRRNRLFAKRIRYEVRRVNAVKRPRFKGRFIKEHEDIKLQPT; encoded by the exons ATGGCGAGTggctgcggcgggcggcgggggcggaagCCGAGGGCGAGGGCGCGGGGCAAGGGGAAGAAGACCAGGTACCTCAGCCTCAGCGATGTCCTGATtaaggtggaggcggaggcggggacgccgccgcggtCGCAGGAGGATGAGCCCGCGCCGGcgtgggaggaggcggaggtgaaGCAGGAGGACGCCGGGGATGGAggcggccagcagcagccgccgcagcaggTGGAGCCGTTCGCGCTGCACAACGAGGCATCCACCCTGTTCgcggcgctgccggcgccgtcgcTCTCCGACATCCTCGGCGCctccgctggcggcggcgacggcgacgagtcGCCCTCGCCGTCCGCGTCGCCGGACGGGGGTTCCGGGGGGTCGGAGTTGCCGTGCGCCCAAGAGGAGGAcctggcgcggcgcgcgctAAGGGGCAGGGAGCGTTGGGTGTACTGCAGCAGCGGCTCCTCGCcgacggccaccaccgccaccacgtcgtcgtcgtcgccgtgctCCTCCGCGGCGAGCACGGGCGCCTCGGTGCGGTCGCTGCTGCTCAAGCTGGACTACGGGGAGATCCTCGCCGCATGGGCGGACCGGGGGTCGCTCtacatcggcggcggcggcggaggcgcggacaGCGACGCCGCGCCGGAGCTGGAGCTCAACGCC GtgttggtggaggtggagccgcCTGAGCATGCCGCGagtgcgccgccaccgccggcgccggcggcgttcgCGTGGACCGCggcggagacggaggcggcggggcgcgaGAGGGCGGAGAAGGTGAGGCGATACAAGGAGAAGCGGCGGAACCGGCTGTTCGCGAAGCGGATCCGGTACGAGGTTCGCCGGGTCAATGCCGTCAAGCGGCCGCGGTTCAAG GGCCGTTTCATAAAGGAACATGAGGATATCAAGCTCCAGCCCACATAG
- the LOC117861330 gene encoding protein STICHEL-like 2 isoform X2 — protein MIEGRRHSVDIPISRALVAIMRSRSLRDPDTNSLTKFSAKKTIWEGCSLEEDEPEGNNYGRHSFSYNAYDHLQRRREEFGDSLRSGRLANSPINIIKANAMAKAALHNQSCCSAISGMSRAAKDRAFSLVMEGEEIGRREASTFQESSRSLLQKYRPKSFSELVGHDVIAQSLSSAVLKGKLAPIYLFHGPHGIGKTSAARIFAAALNCRSPGGNQPCGRCEECMAIFSGSSSSVVEVDASKLDCKSRVAVLLRNACEVPDSSHLKVLIVDDCQHMDKEGWYSIYNSLEGIPDSTIFVMITSDVDKLPSNSIGWCQSYRFCKIDDAAIARRLIKICTKEDMEFEAEALELLARKANGSIRDAIQMLDQLTLLGKRISKSVTHELIGDVSDEELLDLLNLAMSSDAATIVRRARELLSSKVDPLQLLAQLANLIMDVLASKHLSDSSEVRRVTGKHTSADVDVHKLRNALEILSETEKQLKTTKNQSTWLTAALLQFNMREPYCLDDTAVSSMFTESQTDDGTAILKDESLDTSSHLCSQNKVSSLDMNLGDPDVLETIWIKALENCSSQPLQNLLRKDGKLSSLYTSQGVAVAELQFCHPEDVPTSETFWKPLCASLQNLLRCNVDIRINLSPISSNRMGSKDSSVSLVMQSREDRETQDPVATNCKTVASSRRDCPSPLAGQAKEKPSHILGCLHGTADGDAVDTESRILSYQKISVVPAVSTPGNAPKKAGGDTSKVDEGRVRRGCFSNLLPCGACAPRRKSQTREKRRASLFSCCFCKIRPESKTKAEAG, from the exons ATGATTGAGGGCAGGCGGCATTCGGTGGACATCCCCATTTCGAGGGCCCTGGTGGCCATCATGCGGTCCAGATCCCTGAGGGACCCGGACACCAACTCTCTGACCAAGTTCTCGGCCAAGAAGACCATCTGGGAGGGCTGTTCCCTCGAGGAAGACGAGCCGGAGGGGAACAACTACGGCAGGCACAGCTTCAGCTACAACGCGTACGATCACCTCcagaggcggagggaggagtTTGGGGACAGCTTGAGGTCAGGCCGTCTCGCCAACTCTCCCATCAACATCATCAAGGCCAATGCGATGGCGAAGGCCGCGCTCCATAACCAGAGCTGTTGCTCGGCGATCTCTGGCATGTCGAGGGCTGCAAAGGACAGGGCTTTTTCTTTGGTGATGGAAGGGGAGGAGATAGGCCGGAGGGAGGCCAGCACATTCCAGGAAAGCTCGAGAAGTTTGCTCCAGAAGTACCGGCCTAAATCTTTCTCCGAGCTTGTTGGGCATGATGTTATTGCTCAGTCGCTTTCCAGTGCTGTTTTAAAAGGAAAGCTTGCTCCTATCTATCTCTTCCATGGTCCGCACGGCATAGGCAAGACGTCCGCAGCTAGGATATTTGCAGCAGCGCTGAACTGCCGTTCTCCAGGTGGGAACCAGCCATGTGGGCGCTGCGAGGAGTGCATGGCCATATTCTCAGGAAGCAGCAGCAGTGTGGTAGAGGTTGATGCCTCCAAACTTGATTGCAAATCTAGAGTTGCAGTCTTGCTCAGGAATGCCTGTGAAGTTCCTGATTCTTCACACTTAAAGGTTCTTATAGTAGATGATTGCCAGCACATGGACAAGGAGGGATGGTACTCCATCTACAATAGCCTAGAAGGGATTCCTGACAGCACAATCTTTGTCATGATAACATCTGATGTTGATAAACTACCAAGCAATTCCATCGGGTGGTGCCAGAGCTACAGGTTTTGCAAGATAGATGATGCAGCGATTGCCCGTCGATTGATCAAGATTTGCACAAAAGAAGACATGGAATTCGAAGCAGAGGCCCTGGAGCTTCTTGCTCGCAAGGCCAACGGTTCCATTCGAGATGCAATTCAAATGCTTGACCAATTAACTCTACTTGGAAAGAGAATCAGCAAATCAGTGACACATGAGCTg ATAGGTGATGTCTCAGATGAGGAATTGCTTGACCTTCTCAATCTGGCTATGTCATCAGATGCTGCTACTATTGTGAGGAGGGCTAGGGAGCTTCTGAGCTCAAAGGTCGACCCCCTGCAGCTATTAGCCCAGCTGGCAAATCTTATCATGGATGTTTTAGCTTCAAAGCACCTGTCAGATTCTTCAGAAGTCAGAAGAGTTACCGGCAAACATACAT CTGCTGATGTGGATGTACACAAACTTAGGAATGCACTGGAAATACTCTCTGAAACTGAAAAGCAATTAAAGACCACAAAAAACCAGTCTACATGGCTTACTGCTGCACTGTTACAGTTTAATATGAGGGAACCGTACTGTCTAGATGACACTGCAGTTTCAAGCATGTTTACTGAGAGTCAGACAG ATGACGGGACCGCAATACTGAAGGATGAAAGCCTAGATACAAGTTCCCATCTTTGTTCTCAGAACAAAGTTAGTTCTCTAGACATGAATTTGGGAGATCCAGATGTATTGGAGACGATATGGATAAAAGCCCTTGAGAACTGCTCATCCCAGCCACTTCAAAATCTATTGCGGAAGGATGGGAAGTTGTCATCTCTATACACAAGCCAAG GTGTAGCAGTTGCTGAGCTACAGTTCTGCCATCCTGAGGATGTACCAACATCAGAGACCTTCTGGAAGCCACTTTGCGCATCTCTACAGAATTTGCTAAGGTGCAATGTTGACATCCGGATCAACCTTTCGCCCATCTCCAGCAACAGAATGGGATCCAAGGACTCTTCTGTGAGCCTGGTCATGCAATCCAGAGAAGACCGCGAGACACAGGACCCAGTCGCTACAAACTGCAAGACTGTCGCTTCATCCCGAAGAGACTGCCCTTCGCCACTCGCGGGGCAAGCAAAGGAGAAGCCGTCACACATTCTGGGGTGCCTCCATGGCACTGCAGATGGCGACGCAGTGGATACCGAGTCGAGGATCTTGAGCTACCAGAAGATCTCTGTCGTCCCTGCAGTGTCCACACCAGGAAACGCTCCCAAGAAAGCTGGAGGAGACACCTCAAAGGTTGATGAAGGTAGGGTTCGTCGAGGCTGCTTCTCGAACCTTCTACCCTGCGGTGCTTGCGCTCCCCGTCGGAAGTCCCAGACGCGTGAGAAACGCCGAGCCTCGCTGTTCAGCTGCTGTTTCTGCAAGATCAGACCGGAGAGCAAAACGAAGGCTGAAGCAGGGTAG
- the LOC117861329 gene encoding MA3 DOMAIN-CONTAINING TRANSLATION REGULATORY FACTOR 1 gives MASPKKDGGFLTQDQREKLRIAVQNAETLSLASPRSPTGGSTSALLQQYELQMLEQKRAAAAAAAAAGRGGGGGGGGGGGGGGGGGGGPRHVRRSHSGKTIKVKKDGAGGKGTWGKLIDTDAEACLDRNDPNYDSGEEPYELVEAPVTTPLEVYKKSVVPIIEEYFSNGDVKLAASDLKELGYDDFHRYFVKKLVSMAMDRHDKEKEMASVLLSSLYGNVISSTQIRLGFVLLLEAVDDLAVDIPDVVDVLALFIARAVVDDILPPAFLSKAKVSLSESSKGLQVVQIAEKSYLSAPHHAELIERRWGGSTHITVEEVKKRIADLLKEYIRNGDTAEACRCIRELAVPFFHHEVVKRALTLGMESPAAEALIVKLLKEASEECLISSSQMMKGFSRVAESLDDLILDIPSAKSEFQLLVSKATSEGWLDSSYMSSGANGSVEDDEHEKLARYKREAVSIVHEYFLSDDTAEVIRSLKELGYPEYNPIFIKKLITIALDRKNREKEMASVLLSSLSMELFSTEDIAKGFIMLLESAEDTALDILDASDELGLFLARAVIDDVLAPLNLDEISSKLPPNCSGAETLNMARSLASARHAGERLLRCWGGGTGWAVEDAKDKITKLLEEYESGGDVGEACNCIRELGMSFFNHEVVKKALVMAMEKKNERTLSLLQECFGEGIITINQMTKGFSRVRDGLDDLALDIPDAREKFLSYVERAKKSGWLLPSFGIAAVA, from the exons ATGGCGTCGCCGAAGAAGGACGGGGGGTTCCTGACACAGGACCAGCGGGAGAAGCTGCGGATCGCGGTGCAGAACGCGGAGACGCTCTCGCTCGCCTCCCCGCGCTCGCCCACGGGGGGCTCCACCTCCGCGCTGCTGCAGCAGTACGAGCTGCAGATGCTGGAGCAgaagcgcgccgccgccgccgcggcggcggccgcgggtaggggcgggggcgggggaggagggggaggcggaggcggaggcggaggcggaggcgggggaccGAGGCACGTGCGCCGCTCGCATTCCGGGAAGACCATCAAGGTGAAGAAAG ATGGTGCTGGTGGCAAAGGGACTTGGGGCAAACTTATTGATACTGATGCAGAAGCCTGCCTTGACCGAAATGACCCAAACTATGACAGTGGCGAG GAGCCATATGAGTTAGTTGAAGCCCCTGTTACAACCCCACTAGAAGTCTACAAGAAATCTGTTGTCCCAATAATTGAGGAATATTTCAGCAATGGTGATGTCAAATTGGCTGCTTCTGATCTTAAAGAGTTGGGTTATGATGACTTCCACCGTTACTTTGTCAAGAAGCTTGTTTCCATGGCAATGGACAGGCATGACAAGGAGAAAGAGATGGCGTCTGTGCTGCTATCATCTCTTTATGGCAATGTGATCAGTTCAACTCAAATCAGACTGGGCTTTGTGCTGCTGTTAGAGGctgttgatgatttggctgtTGACATACCTGATGTGGTTGATGTGCTCGCGCTTTTCATTGCACGTGCAGTAGTTGATGACATTTTGCCACCTGCTTTCCTCAGCAAGGCAAAAGTGAGTCTCTCAGAGTCCTCAAAGGGTTTGCAGGTTGTACAAATTGCAGAGAAGAGCTACCTTTCAGCACCTCACCATGCAGAGTTGATTGAGCGACGATGGGGTGGTTCAACTCACATCACAGTAGAAGAGGTGAAGAAGAGGATTGCTGATCTTCTAAAGGAATACATCAGAAATGGTGATACAGCTGAGGCATGTAGGTGCATTAGAGAGTTGGCAGTGCCATTTTTTCATCACGAGGTGGTGAAGCGAGCTCTTACGCTTGGAATGGAGAGCCCAGCTGCTGAAGCTCTTATTGTCAAGCTTCTGAAGGAAGCATCTGAAGAATGTCTGATAAGCTCTAGTCAGATGATGAAAGGATTCTCTCGTGTTGCTGAGAGTCTTGATGATCTCATTCTTGATATCCCATCTGCAAAATCTGAATTTCAGCTGTTGGTATCAAAAGCAACATCTGAGGGATGGCTAGATTCTTCGTATATGAGTTCAGGTGCCAACGGAAGTGTTGAAGATGATGAACATGAGAAGCTGGCAAGGTACAAGAGGGAGGCTGTATCTATAGTTCACGAGTACTTCCTTTCTGATGATACAGCAGAGGTTATCCGTAGCCTCAAAGAGCTTGGTTATCCAGAATATAACCCAATCTTCATCAAGAAGCTCATAACAATTGCTTTGGACCGCAAGAACAGAGAGAAAGAGATGGCGTCGGTTCTTCTATCCTCATTGAGCATGGAGCTGTTCTCTACTGAAGACATCGCCAAGGGATTCATAATGCTCCTTGAATCTGCAGAGGACACCGCACTGGATATATTGGATGCCTCAGACGAGCTGGGACTGTTCCTAGCCAGAGCTGTGATTGATGATGTTCTCGCGCCTCTAAACTTAGATGAGATCAGCAGCAAGCTTCCACCAAACTGCAGCGGGGCTGAAACGTTGAACATGGCACGCTCACTTGCATCAGCCCGCCATGCAGGTGAGAGGCTTCTCAGATGCTGGGGTGGTGGAACTGGATGGGCTGTGGAGGATGCCAAGGACAAGATAACAAAGCTCCTGGAGGAATACGAAAGTGGAGGCGATGTAGGGGAAGCATGCAACTGCATCCGCGAGCTGGGAATGTCTTTCTTCAACCATGAAGTTGTCAAGAAGGCTCTCGTGATGgcgatggagaagaagaatGAGAGGACCCTGAGCCTGTTGCAGGAGTGCTTCGGTGAAGGCATCATAACCATCAACCAGATGACCAAGGGGTTCTCAAGGGTCAGGGACGGGCTGGACGACCTGGCTCTCGATATTCCTGATGCCAGGGAGAAGTTCCTCTCCTACGTGGAGCGTGCCAAGAAGAGCGGATGGCTCCTGCCCTCGTTCGGCATTGCGGCTGTGGCTTGA
- the LOC117860381 gene encoding succinate dehydrogenase [ubiquinone] iron-sulfur subunit 1, mitochondrial isoform X2: MAAAALLRRSPAARALLSPSLSSRLVASKPHSSSPAPPPPPSSAKAAAPNVKTFSIYRWDPDSPSTKPHLKDYQIDLSDCGPMVLDALLKIKNEQDPSLTFRRSCREGICGSCAMNIDGDNGLACLTKISSASSASTVSPLPHMFVVKDLVVDMTNFYSQYKSVEPWLKRKDPPPQEGKEIPQTKADRAKLDGMYECILCACCSTSCPSYWWNPEEYLGPAALLHANRWIQDSRDQFTKERLDAINDEFKLYRCHTIKNCTHACPKGLNPAKQIDTIKKLQINS, translated from the exons atggccgccgccgccctcctccgccgctcgccggcggcgcgcgcgctcctCTCGCCGTCCCTCTCGTCCCGCCTCGTCGCGTCCAAGCCCCACTCCtcgtcccccgcgccgccgccgccgccgtcgtcggcgaaGGCGGCCGCCCCCAACGTGAAGACCTTCTCGATCTACCGGTGGGACCCGGACTCGCCGTCGACGAAGCCGCACCTCAAGGACTACCAGATTGACCTCTCCGACTGCGGGCCGATGGTGCTGGACGCGCTGCTCAAGATCAAGAACGAGCAGGACCCGTCGCTCACCTTCCGCCGCAGCTGCCGCGAGGGCATCTGCGGGAGCTGCGCCATGAACATCGACGGCGACAACGGCCTCGCCTGCCTCACCAAGATCTCCTCCGCGTCCTCGGCATCCACGGTCTCGCCGCTGCCACACATGTTCGTCGTCAAGGATCTCGTCGTCGACATGACCAACTTCTACAGCCAGTACAAGAGCGTCGAGCCCTGGCTCAAGCGCAAggacccgccgccgcaggagggCAAGGAGATCCCGCAGACCAAGGCCGACCGCGCCAAGCTCGACGGCATGTACGAGTGCATCCTCTGCGCCTGCTGCTCCACATCGTGCCCGTCCTACTGGTGGAACCCCGAGGAGTACCTCGGCCCAGCCGCGCTGCTCCACGCCAACAG GTGGATACAGGACAGCCGCGACCAGTTCACCAAGGAGCGCCTGGACGCCATCAACGACGAGTTCAAGCTCTACCGCTGCCACACCATCAAGAACTGCACCCACGCCTGCCCCAAGGGCCTGAACCCGGCGAAGCAGATCGACACTATCAAGAAGCTCCAGATCAACAGCTAG